Proteins encoded together in one Ipomoea triloba cultivar NCNSP0323 chromosome 4, ASM357664v1 window:
- the LOC116014882 gene encoding RING-H2 finger protein ATL2-like, which translates to MNGGRNMNVNFTSATELPVVEQNESNGYELGGKIMLSAIVILFAVVVLIVLLHLYARWHLLRQRRRELRRRRSRNRRAQIVFYVDDYQAGPASRGLEAAVIGSLPVFEYSSKDRTEPVECAVCLSEFEDNEKGRLLPKCNHSFHTQCIDMWFHSHTTCPLCRSPVEAFHGPDKNPDETVVNVKLNEPVAENREEPGSSSGLCSEVNGPTTSSLGSRRKGVDLTGVRIEVPARNELDPEFSLSSPASCGFRSPGSRLLSLKRILSMNKRTPSGPSTPLPLSTEFDLECGGGGCVSELTRPKIPTPR; encoded by the coding sequence ATGAATGGAGGAAGAAATATGAATGTGAATTTCACTTCTGCGACCGAGCTTCCTGTGGTGGAGCAAAATGAGTCCAACGGATACGAGCTGGGAGGGAAAATTATGCTGAGCGCCATAGTAATTTTGTTCGCCGTCGTGGTTTTAATTGTGCTGCTGCATCTTTACGCGCGTTGGCATCTCCTCCGTCAGCGCCGCCGGGAGCTCCGCCGCAGGCGCAGTCGGAACCGCCGCGCGCAGATTGTGTTCTATGTTGACGATTACCAGGCTGGCCCCGCCAGCCGTGGGCTCGAAGCGGCCGTGATTGGGTCACTGCCGGTTTTCGAGTACTCGTCCAAGGACCGGACCGAGCCGGTGGAATGCGCCGTGTGCTTGTCGGAGTTCGAGGATAACGAGAAGGGCCGGCTTTTGCCCAAGTGTAACCACTCTTTTCAcactcaatgtattgatatGTGGTTTCATTCTCACACTACTTGCCCGCTGTGCCGGTCTCCGGTTGAAGCCTTCCACGGGCCGGACAAGAACCCGGATGAGACGGTCGTTAACGTTAAACTGAATGAACCGGTGGCCGAAAACCGGGAAGAACCCGGTTCGAGTTCTGGGTTGTGCAGCGAGGTAAATGGGCCCACGACGTCGTCTTTGGGTTCCCGGAGAAAGGGTGTGGATTTGACCGGAGTGAGAATAGAGGTGCCAGCACGGAACGAGTTAGATCCCGAGTTCTCACTGAGTTCGCCCGCGAGTTGCGGGTTCCGGTCGCCGGGGAGTCGGTTGTTGTCTTTGAAGAGAATACTGAGTATGAACAAGAGAACTCCGAGTGGGCCCAGCACTCCGCTGCCTCTGTCCACCGAGTTTGACTTGGaatgcggcggcggcggttgcGTGAGCGAGTTGACTCGTCCAAAGATTCCGACCCCGAGGTGA